A window of the Dioscorea cayenensis subsp. rotundata cultivar TDr96_F1 chromosome 14, TDr96_F1_v2_PseudoChromosome.rev07_lg8_w22 25.fasta, whole genome shotgun sequence genome harbors these coding sequences:
- the LOC120276453 gene encoding LOW QUALITY PROTEIN: puromycin-sensitive aminopeptidase (The sequence of the model RefSeq protein was modified relative to this genomic sequence to represent the inferred CDS: deleted 1 base in 1 codon) encodes MARLVLTCKSSSLVKRGVFGMFSSFHLGATYASISCPKSISFRGNFNTKKEEAAHRRSGLSFSAPSKINLNSRRLICSVATEPPPAQVEDSEMDTPKEVFLKDYKMPDYYFEKVDLSFTLGEDKTIVASSITVSPRIEGTPCPLVLHGVDLKLLSIKVDGKELKKEDYHMTSRHLTLSAPPTTTFTLEIVTEIHPENNTSLEGLYKSSGNFCTQCEAEGFRKITFYQDRPDVMARYTCRIEADKTLYPVLLSNGNLVEQGDLEGGRHYAIWEDPYKKPSYLFALVAGQLESRDDSFITCSGKNVVLRIWTPSQDVPKTAHAMYSLKAAMKWDEEVFGLEYDLNLFNIVAVPDFNMGAMENKSLNIFNSKLVLASPETATDGDYAAILGVIGHEYFHNWTGNRVTCRDWFQLSLKEGLTVFRDQEFSSDMGSRTVKRIADVSRLRNYQFPQDASPMAHPVRPHSYIKMDNFYTVTVYEKGAEVVRMYKTLLGTEGFRKGMDLYFQRHDGQAVTCEDFFAAMRDANNADFSNFLLWYSQAGIPYVTVTSSYNPDACTYSLKFSQDVPPTAGQPVKEPMFIPVAVGLLDSSGKDMLLTSIYNEGLLQKFDQPTSTIVLKVTKKEEEFVFADIPEKPIPSLLRGYSAPIRLDSDLTDSDLFFLLAHDSDEFNRWEAGQVLARKLMLNLVADFQQNKDLILNQKFVNGIRSILCDSSLDKEFISKAITLPGEGEIMDMMKVADPDAVHAVRTFIKKQLALELKEELLATVKNNRSDEPYVFDHQSLAQRALKNTALVYLASLDEPETTEFALSEYKAATNMTEQFAALVALSQNPGQVRDEALSDFYNKWQHDYLVVSKWFALQSSSDIPGNVANVRKLLEHPAFDLRNPNKVYSLIGGFCGSPVNFHAKDGSGYKFLGGLVLQLDKINPQVASRMVSAFSRWRRYDETRQSLAKAQLEKIMSANGLSENVYEIASKSLAA; translated from the exons GGTGCTACGTATGCTTCTATAAGTTGCCCGAAAAGTATAAGTTTCAGGGGAAATTTTAACACCAAAAAAGAGGAG GCTGCTCATCGGAGAAGTGGTTTGTCATTTTCAGCTCCATCT AAGATTAATTTGAACAGTAGAAGGTTAATTTGTTCCGTGGCCACTGAACCTCCACCAGCTCAAGTTGAAGATTCAGAAATGGATACCCCTAAAGAGGTTTTTCTGAAGGACTACAAGATGCCAGATTATTACTTTGAGAAG GTGGATCTAAGCTTTACGCTTGGTGAGGACAAGACAATAGTTGCATCAAGCATTACAGTATCTCCTCGAATAGAAG GTACTCCTTGCCCTTTGGTTCTTCATGGGGTTGATCTTAAGCTATTATCAATTAAAGTTGATGGGAAGGAACTTAAG AAAGAAGATTATCATATGACTTCACGTCATCTGACATTGTCGGCACCACCTACCACCACATTTACTCTGGAAATTGTTACAGAAATACACCCTGAGAATAATACATCCTTAGAG GGACTTTACAAGTCAAGTGGGAACTTCTGTACACAGTGTGAAGCAGAAGGTTTCCGGAAGATCACcttttatcag GATCGCCCTGATGTCATGGCAAGATATACTTGCCGCATTGAAGCAGATAAAACCCTCTATCCGGTGCTGCTATCAAATGGAAATCTAGTAGAACAAGGGGACCTAGAG GGTGGAAGGCACTATGCTATTTGGGAGGACCCTTACAAGAAACCCAGTTACTTGTTTGCATTAGTTGCTGGACAACTAGAAAGCAGAGATGATTCCTTTATCACATGTTCTGGTAAGAATGTTGTCTTGAGAATCTGGACTCCATCCCAAGATGTACCAAAAACAGCCCATGCAATGTATTCTCTCAAGGCTGCAATGAAATGGGATGAGGAA GTCTTTGGTCTTGAATATGATCTCAATTTGTTCAATATTGTGGCTGTTCCAGATTTTAATAT GGGAGCCATGGAAAACAAAAGTTTAAAT ATCTTCAATTCTAAACTTGTCTTGGCATCCCCAGAAACTGCAACAGATGGTGACTATGCAGCAATATTGGGAGTAATTGGTCATGAG TATTTCCACAACTGGACAGGAAACAG GGTGACTTGTCGTGACTGGTTTCAGCTAAGTTTAAAAGAAGGACTTACAGTCTTCAGAGATCAG GAGTTCTCATCTGACATGGGCAGTCGAACTGTAAAACGCATAGCTGATGTTTCAAGACTTCGGAATTATCAATTTCCACAG GATGCAAGTCCCATGGCTCACCCTGTACGACCACATTCATATATCAAG ATGGACAACTTCTATACTG TCACG GTCTATGAGAAG GGTGCTGAAGTTGTTAGAATGTACAAGACCCTGCTTGGAACTGAAGGATTTCGAAAG GGCATGGATCTTTACTTCCAAAGACATGATGGACAAGCTGTAACTTGTGAAGATTTCTTTGCTGCCATGCGAGATGCGAATAATGCTGATTTCTCCAATTTCTTACTATG GTACTCTCAAGCAGGAATACCTTATGTTACAGTTACCTCATCCTATAACCCTGATGCATGCACATACTCCTTGAAGTTCAG TCAAGATGTGCCACCTACTGCAGGACAACCAGTGAAAGAACCTATGTTTATTCCTGTAGCTGTTGGATTACTTGACTCCAGTGGAAAGGATATGCTGCTGACCTCTATTTATAATGAGGGACTGCTGCAGAAATTTGATCAGCCAACATCAACTATTGTTCTTAAAGTCACCAAG aAGGAAGAAGAATTTGTTTTCGCTGATATACCTGAGAAGCCAATCCCTTCCCTGTTGCGTGGTTACAGTGCTCCTATTCGTCTTGATTCTGATCTTACAGACAGTGATCTATTTTTCTTACTGGCACATGATTCAGATGAGTTCAACCG ATGGGAAGCCGGCCAAGTATTGGCAAGGAAACTGATGCTTAACTTAGTGGCTGATTTTCAGCAGAACAAAGATTTGATCCTAAACCAGAAGTTTGTCAATGGGATCAGAAGCATATTATGTGACTCCAGCTTGGATAAA GAATTTATTTCAAAAGCAATTACATTGCCCGGTGAAGGTGAAATAATGGACATGATGAAAGTTGCTGATCCAGATGCCGTTCATGCTGTTCGCACTTTCATTAAAAAGCAACTTGCACTTGAGCTAAAAgaagagcttcttgcaact GTGAAGAACAACAGAAGTGATGAGCCTTATGTCTTCGATCATCAGAGTTTGGCCCAACGTGCTTTAAAAAACACAGCTCTTG TCTATCTTGCATCCCTCGATGAACCTGAAACCACTGAATTTGCATTGTCTGAATACAAAGCTGCTACAAACATGACCGAGCAATTCGCAGCTCTCGTGGCCTTATCTCAAAATCCCGGCCAAGTTCGTGATGAGGCACTCTCTGATTTCTACAACAAGTGGCAGCATGACTATTTG GTTGTGAGTAAATGGTTTGCTCTTCAATCTTCATCGGATATTCCTGGAAACGTCGCAAATGTT AGGAAACTATTAGAGCATCCTGCATTCGATTTGCGCAACCCAAACAAA GTATACTCTCTGATTGGTGGATTTTGCGGATCGCCTGTCAATTTCCATGCAAAAGACGGATCAGGCTACAAATTTCTCGGAGGTCTTGTGTTGCAACTGGATAAAATAAATCCTCAG GTGGCATCTCGCATGGTGTCCGCTTTCTCGAGGTGGAGGCGCTACGACGAAACCCGTCAATCTCTTGCTAAG GCACAATTGGAGAAGATAATGTCTGCCAATGGACTATCTGAGAATGTGTATGAGATTGCTTCCAAAAGTTTGGCTGCATGA